TAAAGTTATTGCCCACCCTTTAATAGAAGTTAACGGTGTCCTTATTTCATGGGATATAGATGATATAAATTCATTTTTTAATTTATCTTTTTTTAATATTTCTTCTGCCATATAATTTAATGTATCAGACAATTTTCCTATTTCATCATCAAATTCTTTTTCATTTCTAATCTCTAAATCTCCTCCTGCCATTTTTTCTGCTACTTTAGTTAATTTTTTTATAGGTTTTATTATAGTATCTGATAAAAATATACTAAGAATTCCAACCACAAAAATAACAATAAGTCCTATACTAAAAAAGAAAGATGACATTTTAATTATGGCTTTATCTATTTCCTTTAATGAACTTATATATCTTAGTACTCCTATAATCTTATTATCAACAATTATAGGATAGGCTACAGACATTACCCTATGCTTATCGTAACTAACGTCCCCTATCCAAATACCTTTATCACCATCTAAAGCATTTTTAAAATCCGTTGTTTTAATAGGTTCATCAGTACTTACCCCTATAGAATCCAATAATATTCTCCCTTGAGTATTTATTATTTGAACTTGAGCATTAGTTTGCTTCCAAAATACATCTACATTATCCATTATATTTTCTTCTAAAGTGGTATTTGAAAAATATCTACTATAAAAATCTGAAGATAATTTCACTTGATTAGTTAACATTTCTTCTAAATTTCCATAATAATATCTTTTGGTAAAGCTTATTAAAAAAACTTCAAAAGCCAAAATGCTAATTACTATTATTAACATAAAATTTTTAAGCAATCTTAATTTTATACTTTTCATCATTTACCTTCCTAATGTTATAATTTTCTCCATCTATACCCTTTGCCCCATACAGTTTCTATATATTTAGGATTAGAAGGTTCATCTTCTATTTTAGCTCTCAATCTTCTTATGTTTACATCTACAATTTTAGGATCTCCTACAAAGTCATAACCCCATACTAAGTCTAATAGCTCATCTCTGCTAAAAGCCCTTTCTTCGTTTTCTAAAAATATTTTTAAAATCATATATTCTTTTGGAGTAACATCTATTTCCTCTTCGCCTTTGTATACTTTTTGTGAATAGGTATTTATTTTAAATATATGGCTAACTAAAATATTTTTATTTGTACTGTCAGTGGAATTAATTCTTCTTAATAATGCTTTAATTCTCAAGGTAAGCTCTGATGGATTAAAGGGTTTTACTACATAATCATCTGCTCCAAATTCTAACCCCATAATTTTATCCATATCCTGAGTTCTTGCTGTAAGCATTATTATGCCCATATTAGGAAATTCTTCTCTTAATACTTTACAAACTTCAAATCCATCTATACCAGGTAACATAACATCTAATAAAGCTATACTTGGTTTTTCTATTTTTGCTTTTCTTATACCTTCTTCTCCTGTTTGTGCTTCTATTACCTCTAAACCACTTCTTTTAAGGTTAATCTTCAAAAATCCTCGTATACTTTTTTCATCTTCCACCAATAATATTTTTCCCTTCATAAAAGCCCATCCTTTGTATTAATTATAATTTTGCACTATACTTCAATTCTATATTAATACAAAACAAATTTAAATATGTTACAAAAAAGTTGCTACGAAAAAAAAGGGGGAAAAAATGGGACGGTTCTTGAAATATTTCAAGAACCGTCCCCTTTTTTTTAATGAATAACTAACAACTAACAATGAATAATTATTCATTGTTCATTATTAGTTATTCACTACTTAAGTGTTCTCATAGAATTTAATACTGCAATTAATGTAACGCCTACATCTGCAAATACCGCTGCCCACATATTAGCAAAACCTAATGCTCCTAAAGTCAACACTACAAATTTAACTCCTAAAGAAAATATTATATTTTGCCATACAATTTTTTTAGTTTTTTTAGCTATTTCTATTCCCTTTATAATTTTAAATGGATTATCTTCCATTATAACTATATCAGAAGCTTCTATAGCTGCATCGGAACCTAATCCTCCCATAGCTATGCCAATGTCTGCCCTTGCCAAAACTGGTGCATCATTTACTCCATCTCCCACAAAGACTAACTTACCTCCTAAGCTTTTTTGTGAAAATAACTTTTCTAATTCTTCTATTTTATTTTCTGGTAATAAATCTGTATGCACTTCATCTAAAGCAAGTTCTTTTCCAATTCTTTCTCCTGCTGACTTGTTATCTCCAGTTAACATTACAGTTTTCTTGACTCCCATATTTTTAAGTTCTTTTATTGTTTTCTTTGAGTCTTCTTTAATTCTATCTGAAATAATTATATAACCTAAATAATTTTTATTTAATGCTACATATACTATTGTTCCAAAATCCTTAGTTTTTTCATAATTTACTTCCTTTAATTCCATTAATTTATGATTTCCAACTAATAATTCTCCTTCATCTAACAATGCCCTTATTCCATGCCCTGAAATTTCTTCATATTCTTTTATTTCTTGCTTATCTATATCTTTTCCATAATAATTAACTATAGATTTTGCAATTGGATGATTAGAAAAACTTTCTCCTAAACTTGCTAATCTTATTAGTTCATCTTCTTTAATATCTTTATGTGTTTTAACTTGTGATACTTCAAATACTCCTTCTGTTAAAGTTCCTGTTTTATCAAACACTGCAATTTCTACATTCTGTAAGGCTTCTAAATAATTGCCTCCCTTTATTAATATGCCATTTCTAGATGCTGCTCCAATTCCTCCAAAGAATCCTAGTGGAATAGAAACTACTAAAGCACAAGGACAAGATATTACTAAAAATACCAAAGCTCTATATATCCATTTTGAAAATTCATAACTTCCAAGTATAATTGGCGGCAATACAGCTAAAGCTAGAGCTGAAAATACAACCGCTGGAGTATAATACTTTGCAAATTTAGTTATAAAATTTTCTGTTGGTGCTTTTTTAGAACTAGCATTTTCCACTAAATCTAATATTTTAGATACAGCAGATTGTCCAAAATTTTTTGTTACTTTTATAGTTAAAAGTGAAGTATTATTTATTGATCCTGATAAAACAACATCTCCTTTTTCTACTTTTCTATTTACAGATTCTCCTGTTAGTATAGAGGTATCTAAATAGGATTGCCCTTCTATAATTTCTCCGTCTAGTGGAACTTTTTCACCAGGTTTTACTATTATAATGTCTCCTATTTGCACTTCCTCTGGTGACATCATTTCTATATTCTCACCTTTTTTTACATTAGCAAACTCTGGTCTAATGTCTACTAAATTGGCAATAGATCTTCTCGAATGATCCACTGCATAATCTTGAAATATTTCTCCAATTTTATAAAATACCATAACTGCAACAGCCTCTGGATATTCTTTTATAGCTATTGCCCCTATAGTCGCCACTGCCATTAAGAAATTCTCATCAAAAATTTCTCCTCTTAATATATTTTTTAAAGCTATTATTATTATTTCATATCCTACTAAAATGTAAGATACTATAAACAAGCTTGTTTTTAAACTTTCCTCATCTTTAATAAGGAAAGCCACTATTGCTAATATAATTCCTATTGCCATAGATATTTTACTAATACTTTCATTACCTAATTTTGTTTCTCCGTGATCATGGGAATGACCATGGCTATGTGTCTTTTCACTATTATGACAATGCTCACCTTGACTACAGCTACAAACTTGTTCTTCTATAGGTTTTTTTCTTCTTAGGTTTTTTTGTCTTTCTAGTACTTTTACATGAGGCTCTAATTTATTAACTATACTTCTTGTATCTTTCATAATAATATTTTTTTTATTTAAATTTCTAAACTTAATAGTTAAAACTTTATTTGCAAAATTAATGGACGCACTTTCTACATCCTCTAATTTATTTACTCTATCTTCTATTTTAGCTGAGCATCCTGCGCAGTTTAGCCCTTCTAAAACTAACTCTAATTTTTCTTCATTATTCATGGCTATCCTCCTTATGATTAACATATGTTCATATGTTCATATGTTGTTATACTGTTATTCTATTACTTATTTTTTGTATTGTCAATGTTTTTATTTATATATTTTAACTATTAACTCCAACTCCTTATAATCTCCGCTTATGTTATAATTTATAGAGAATATACAAATAATTTAAATAGTTACTATTTTTATGGAGGTTTTTATATGGAGAGTAATAAAACTTTAAAATCCAGAGAGGAAATAGATGAAAAATACAAATGGAATATTAATAATTTATATGAAGATCTAGATGCTTGGGAATGTGATTTTCAACATTTAAAAGAAATCGCACCCAAACTTTCTAACTTTCAAGGTAAGCTTAAAGATCCTAAGATTTTATTGGAATATTTTAAAATAGAAGAATCTATATTAAGGCTTGCAGAAAAATTATCTGTTTATGCTCATTGTAGATCTGATGAAGATACTACTAATACAACCTTTCAAGCATTAAAATCAAAAATTGATAGTTTCTTTCCTGAAATACTTGGATTAAGTTCGTTTTTTATACCTGAAATACTATCTATAAATGAAAAAGATTTATTAAACTCGCTTAATAAAATTGATGAATTGAAAACTTATAAATTTTTATTAGAAGACATTTTAAAATTAAAGCCCCATACATTGAGTAAAGAAGAAGAAATGATATTAGCATCTGTAAGTGATTGTTTAAATGCACCTAGTGATATTTACAATATGCTTTCCAATGCAGATATAAGTTTTCCTAGAATAAAAAATGAACAAGGAGAAGAAGTAGAACTTACAGATAAAAATTATTCTGTTTTTATATCATCTAAAGATAGAAGGGTTAGAAAAGATGCTTTTAAAGCTTTATTTAATACCTATGAAAAATATAAAAACACACTGTCAACTGCTCTAACTTCTGCTATAAAAAATTTTATATTTAATTCTAAAACACGTAAATTTAATTCTTCTTTAGAAAGTTCCCTAAAGCCTAATAATATTCCTGTAGAAGTTTACAATACAACTATAAAAACTATAAATGATAATTTATCTTCTCTTCATAGATACGTAAGAATTAAGAAAAAATTATTAGAATTAGATGAAATGCACAT
This window of the Clostridium cochlearium genome carries:
- a CDS encoding ATP-binding protein encodes the protein MKSIKLRLLKNFMLIIVISILAFEVFLISFTKRYYYGNLEEMLTNQVKLSSDFYSRYFSNTTLEENIMDNVDVFWKQTNAQVQIINTQGRILLDSIGVSTDEPIKTTDFKNALDGDKGIWIGDVSYDKHRVMSVAYPIIVDNKIIGVLRYISSLKEIDKAIIKMSSFFFSIGLIVIFVVGILSIFLSDTIIKPIKKLTKVAEKMAGGDLEIRNEKEFDDEIGKLSDTLNYMAEEILKKDKLKNEFISSISHEIRTPLTSIKGWAITLNTDDLEDKELIRDGLNIIEEESERLSKMVEELLDFSKLISGKVTIKKEKSDLNKVIFYIEKYLRLRAKRENIDFVVEKNYDLPIMYIDEDRMKQVFINILDNAFKFLKEEGEKKVLLSTKIEDENVIVLIEDNGYGISKEDLPKIKEKFYKGQNSKSQNGIGLSICDEIIKMHGGTLDIESEVNKGTKVYIKLPYSDERKMKNE
- a CDS encoding response regulator transcription factor; amino-acid sequence: MKGKILLVEDEKSIRGFLKINLKRSGLEVIEAQTGEEGIRKAKIEKPSIALLDVMLPGIDGFEVCKVLREEFPNMGIIMLTARTQDMDKIMGLEFGADDYVVKPFNPSELTLRIKALLRRINSTDSTNKNILVSHIFKINTYSQKVYKGEEEIDVTPKEYMILKIFLENEERAFSRDELLDLVWGYDFVGDPKIVDVNIRRLRAKIEDEPSNPKYIETVWGKGYRWRKL
- a CDS encoding heavy metal translocating P-type ATPase, whose product is MNNEEKLELVLEGLNCAGCSAKIEDRVNKLEDVESASINFANKVLTIKFRNLNKKNIIMKDTRSIVNKLEPHVKVLERQKNLRRKKPIEEQVCSCSQGEHCHNSEKTHSHGHSHDHGETKLGNESISKISMAIGIILAIVAFLIKDEESLKTSLFIVSYILVGYEIIIIALKNILRGEIFDENFLMAVATIGAIAIKEYPEAVAVMVFYKIGEIFQDYAVDHSRRSIANLVDIRPEFANVKKGENIEMMSPEEVQIGDIIIVKPGEKVPLDGEIIEGQSYLDTSILTGESVNRKVEKGDVVLSGSINNTSLLTIKVTKNFGQSAVSKILDLVENASSKKAPTENFITKFAKYYTPAVVFSALALAVLPPIILGSYEFSKWIYRALVFLVISCPCALVVSIPLGFFGGIGAASRNGILIKGGNYLEALQNVEIAVFDKTGTLTEGVFEVSQVKTHKDIKEDELIRLASLGESFSNHPIAKSIVNYYGKDIDKQEIKEYEEISGHGIRALLDEGELLVGNHKLMELKEVNYEKTKDFGTIVYVALNKNYLGYIIISDRIKEDSKKTIKELKNMGVKKTVMLTGDNKSAGERIGKELALDEVHTDLLPENKIEELEKLFSQKSLGGKLVFVGDGVNDAPVLARADIGIAMGGLGSDAAIEASDIVIMEDNPFKIIKGIEIAKKTKKIVWQNIIFSLGVKFVVLTLGALGFANMWAAVFADVGVTLIAVLNSMRTLK
- the pepF gene encoding oligoendopeptidase F, whose translation is MESNKTLKSREEIDEKYKWNINNLYEDLDAWECDFQHLKEIAPKLSNFQGKLKDPKILLEYFKIEESILRLAEKLSVYAHCRSDEDTTNTTFQALKSKIDSFFPEILGLSSFFIPEILSINEKDLLNSLNKIDELKTYKFLLEDILKLKPHTLSKEEEMILASVSDCLNAPSDIYNMLSNADISFPRIKNEQGEEVELTDKNYSVFISSKDRRVRKDAFKALFNTYEKYKNTLSTALTSAIKNFIFNSKTRKFNSSLESSLKPNNIPVEVYNTTIKTINDNLSSLHRYVRIKKKLLELDEMHMYDLYVPLVKTPNINIPFEKGIKMVEKGLNPLGKEYLNIFKKGIEDGWVDIYENKGKRGGAYSTGSYDTMPYVLLNYNYKLNDVSTLAHEMGHSIHSYYSKENQPYIYSNYTIFCAEVASTTNECLLSNYMIENENDKNMKLYFINQQLEQIRTTVFRQVMFAEFEKITHEKLESGIPLTSYDLCNIWHDLNLKYFGEDIIIDTEIDMEWSRIPHFYSPFYVYQYATGYAAANSFATEILKDTEGALDKYIGFLKSGGSDYPINILKKAGVDMTTSKPMEAVIKRFNDLLDMLENNY